The sequence below is a genomic window from Bactrocera neohumeralis isolate Rockhampton chromosome 4, APGP_CSIRO_Bneo_wtdbg2-racon-allhic-juicebox.fasta_v2, whole genome shotgun sequence.
TGCGGATCACTGTTGGGCTCAACATTACCCGTTTGACGCAAATCGTAGTGATGCGTGTAGATTTCAAATATGCGCTCCAGCTCCAATTTCAAGTCTGCATACAACGCTGCATTTGCATGCACCGCCTGCTTCACCTCGGACCAAGTCCAAGCGTAAAATGCACCCTCCACTTTGACGCTAGCATCAGCTGTCGGCAAGGAGTCAGCATCTTCGCCGGCGAAGAAACCGCCATCTGGATGTCTTAGATCCTTCATCAGGTAACGAAAGATGCCATCAGCGTATTGCAAGTACGCCTGATCATTCGTTAATTTGTAAGCATTTGCGTAGGCTGTGAGTAGTTGGCCTTGATCGTAGAGCATTTTCTCAAAGTGCGGCACATGCCACACACGATCCACAGAGTAGCGCGCAAAACCACCAAAAACATGATCGTGTATGCCGCCGTGACCAATGTGCTGCAACGTTTGTAGCGCCATGTCGAGCACATCTGCATCCTTGGTGATAATATAGGCGTGGAAGAGAAAATTTATGCGCGCTACTTCGGGAAATTTCGGTTGCATGCCAAAACCACCGTATTCTTGATCATAGCGACGTTTGAAAATATTCACTGCCTCATGCAATTTGGCCTCAGCGCTACCTGGTTCAAAGGTGGCTGTCGTAGATTTTTCACTTAGCGACTTTTGTATTGCACTAATAACATGTTTGCCCGTTTGTTTTAACTCCTCTTGATCTGATTGCCATTTGGACGCTATCGTTTTTAGCACTGTCGTGAATGCGGGCATGCCCCAACTGCAAATATCATTAAACGCTTATATAGAAATTCATactcgaaaatattttgcatactCACCGATCGTTTGGTGGAAAATAGGTGCCTGCGGTAATTGGGGCTAGATCTGGTGTTAGCCACACCGACATGGGCCAACCGCCACTGCCGTTCAACATTAGCACAAATTGCATATAGATTTTATCGATATCTGGACGCTCTTCGCGATCAACTTTtatattgataaaatttttattcattattttagcGACGTTCTCATTTTCAAATGATTCGTGTTCCATCACATGGCACCAGTGGCATGTTGAATAACCCACCGAGAGAAATATTAACTTGTTCTCCTTGCGTGCACGTTCAATCGCCTCCTCGCACCAGGGGTACCAATCGACCGGATTATGCGCATGTTGCAACAAATATGGCGACTTTTCATTTATCAAGCGATTCGTGTGCTTAGCTGCGTCACCTGTCGCACCAGCTACACTGCTCTTCGTCGTTTCTGCAGTGCTTTGGGGTGCACCTTTGTCGGACATTTTTCGTGTTTGAGCAGGTTGTCTGCTATAAGCAAAGCTGTTGTATCTACAAATgtcatatttgaaatatattaaattgagaatattataaatatataattatcagACGTGAAGTTGCTGTCATAAGCTACTACTTACTTTTCACAACCACTTCCAAATATACTTCTTGTCACTGAAACTGTACAACTGGTTTGCCTTGATACTCCAGCTGCTGTGGTAGTTATAAATTGCTTGCTTGCTATTGCTACAGGCACTCGTGCGACCGTTTTGGCTATGACCTTACGTATCCAGCTAAGATGTAGAATATTATTCAACATAGCAAAAACAGATGTACAACACAAAGTTGTAGCAATTAGTCCTCAACTCCTCTTTGCAATTCGCAAACACAATCACAAACGTTTAAAGCCGAAAATTGCGTTATTTTCACGTTTGATCGACTTGAAAATTAGAGATTATGTGCTGCTGCAGCATTGACAGCTAGTCCAATAAGTAAGAAGATAACGTAGCGAGTCGCAAATGAATTGTTGGTGGGCAAGTGACAATTAACAGGTTTAGCACCTTGTTGTTGTCATTCTTGCCGTCTGTGTTGTTGTTCACAggtttattttccattttgttgACATATGCAATTTCGAAGGCcaatttttgttgtgatttatATTTTCACTCTTTTCATTATTAAATTACTATTTATGGACATTTATAATTGTGGAAACACAGATATtggatttttagttttaattaacgtttaagtaaatttatattCTTCTTTAACTGcataataataagcaaataaatatttcgctAATTTGTTTACCAAGGAAAATGTTGCCAAATTGTCAAAATATAGGGttgcattttatattctttattgACAGTTGGTGGTTTAGTGGCCTTCAAACTGTACGAAATAGCGGTTGTTTTGTCAGTTTGCAACATCCGACGCGCTTCGCTAAACGTTTTCAGTGGTCCTCcggtaaatttgtttaatttatgttttataacgtttttaagatgtaatttttggtaaaattgtgCTTAATTAACGGAAACTATTGTGATGCAATATTTATTCTATGAAATGCCTAGCCTAAAAGTGTTTTTTCACCAGGTGCTTTCGAGCCGGTCGCTTCGTCTGTTTTGTCGTGTCTTTCTTCTTTGCGAAATTCAGGATTTCCTGCTAGCAAATGCCTATATCCGTTATTTCGATACGAAATCgggaaaatgtgtaaaatatgtGTTTATTGGTGCAGATTTGTAttatctaaatataaaattgctcaTTTTCTGTAAAAGAGGCTTTTGGGGCccattttttttcttaagcGTCGCAAATTAATGCTAAGTGAaaggttgctgctgctgtgaAGTGTGTTTTCGTGagtaatatgtgtgtatgtggtaTCACTACTACAAGTGCAGCAAAAGGCTTCCGTAGAGCAATGCcaaaagtgtgtgtgtttgcaaatTTTACAGTGTCCAGGGTTCTTAAagtgttataaaataaaataaaataaaataaaatggaataaaataaaataaaataaaataaaataaaataaaataaataaaataaaataaaaaataaaataaaataaaataaaataaaataaaataaaataaaataaaataaaataaaataaaataaaataaaataaaataaaataaaataaaataaaataaaataaaataaaataaaataaaataaaataaaataaaataaaataaaataaaataaaataaaataaaataaaataaaataaagtgaaaaataaaataagtgaaataaaaaaaagaaaatgcgatgctaaatgaaatgaattacatacat
It includes:
- the LOC126756173 gene encoding uncharacterized protein B0495.5 → MLNNILHLSWIRKVIAKTVARVPVAIASKQFITTTAAGVSRQTSCTVSVTRSIFGSGCEKYNSFAYSRQPAQTRKMSDKGAPQSTAETTKSSVAGATGDAAKHTNRLINEKSPYLLQHAHNPVDWYPWCEEAIERARKENKLIFLSVGYSTCHWCHVMEHESFENENVAKIMNKNFINIKVDREERPDIDKIYMQFVLMLNGSGGWPMSVWLTPDLAPITAGTYFPPNDRWGMPAFTTVLKTIASKWQSDQEELKQTGKHVISAIQKSLSEKSTTATFEPGSAEAKLHEAVNIFKRRYDQEYGGFGMQPKFPEVARINFLFHAYIITKDADVLDMALQTLQHIGHGGIHDHVFGGFARYSVDRVWHVPHFEKMLYDQGQLLTAYANAYKLTNDQAYLQYADGIFRYLMKDLRHPDGGFFAGEDADSLPTADASVKVEGAFYAWTWSEVKQAVHANAALYADLKLELERIFEIYTHHYDLRQTGNVEPNSDPHGHLTAKNIHIVRGSKAETCAKFDITEGQLQHVLDITNEVLHKIRDLRPRPHLDTKIICAWNGLVLSGLSKLANCRSAKRAEYVKAAEELYKFMHKHLYDEERKVLLRSCYGLGTDDSTLESVSAQSIDGFLDDYAFLIRGLLDYYKASMDGSALKWAKELQEVQDTRFWDDTHGAYFYSEANSPNVIVRLKEDHDGAEPCGNSIAARNLLLLAHYLDQDSYKDRAIKLLEFFADINPFGYTLPAMMSALLLHENGLDLVAVVGPDSNTTHRFVEILRKFYIPGMIILHVDPQYPDETYNQRVQDKFKMVNGKTTVYICHERVCRMPVTDPEELEQNLKERFFKQDE